A single genomic interval of Argopecten irradians isolate NY chromosome 8, Ai_NY, whole genome shotgun sequence harbors:
- the LOC138328801 gene encoding regucalcin-like, with protein MSVTALVKPPPDTPLFLEGPHWEVSTQSLLYVEMLGNTVHRWHSATNTSEVVKLEIDSRPSLIVPRQSGGYIVTHGTSVSHLDWPSGVLTTLESIEGLESDVKVCFNDGKCDSTGRLWAGTMPADINGIETIPPNKGFLTSVAKGSVKKHAGNITLSNGMAWTADERTFYFVDTIAGEILAFDFDVTSGQISNRRVAIKFPAKDSEDTLGVPDGLTIDSDGNLWVACVLVGKITCFDPRTSKVLRSVQLPVKATTSCCFGGQNMDELFVTSGYRDRFNEELGGENPPGAIYKITGLGVKGIPDHVYQY; from the exons ATGTCGGTGACAGCTCTAGTGAAGCCTCCCCCGGACACGCCCCTGTTTCTGGAGGGACCCCACTGGGAGGTGTCCACTCAGTCCCTTCTATATGTGGAGATGCTCGGAAACACTGTCCACCGGTGGCATTCGGCCACTAACACGAGCGAGGTGGTCAAGTTAGAAATAG ATAGCCGCCCTAGTTTAATTGTACCCAGACAAAGTGGCGGTTATATCGTCACACACGGAACATCGGTTAGTCATCTAGATTGGCCGAGCGGTGTTCTGACAACCCTGGAGAGTATCGAAGGATTAGAGAGTGACGTCAAAGTCTGCTTCAATGACGGAAAATGTGACAGCACAGGCCGTCTATGGGCAG GTACGATGCCAGCCGACATCAACGGTATTGAGACGATTCCCCCCAACAAAGGATTTCTGACGAGTGTAGCGAAAGGCAGTGTCAAAAAACATGCTGGTAACATTACCTTATCTAATGGCATGGCCTGGACAGCGGACGAACGAACATTCTATTTCGTTGACACGATTGCGGGAGAAATACTAGCCTTCGATTTTGATGTTACATCGGGACAAATAT CCAATCGACGTGTAGCTATCAAATTTCCGGCGAAAGATAGTGAGGATACATTAGGTGTACCGGACGGTCTGACAATTGACTCGGATGGAAATCTTTGGGTGGCGTGTGTGTTAGTAGGGAAGATCACGTGTTTCGACCCACGGACAA GTAAAGTGTTGCGATCTGTCCAACTTCCGGTGAAAGCTACTACGTCATGCTGCTTCGGTGGGCAGAACATGGACGAGCTGTTCGTAACAAGTGGATACAGAGACAGATTTAATGAGGAACTCGGGGGAGAAAATCCCCCCGGAGCGATCTACAAAATTACAGGCCTTGGTGTTAAAGGCATTCCGGATCATGTATATCAATACTAG